CTGGGAGATCGGCCGGAGCGATCCGATCGAGTTCCTCGACTTCACCGGCGACATCACCGTGACCGAGTACAAGGTTTTCGTGAGCGAGAACGGCGGCATCGACTTCACGGTGTACGACCTGACCAGTTCGTTCCTGAACCCGTGGGACGGCGTCGATTTCGGTCGCACCATTCCGCTGCGGACGCCCGGCGGCCCGGTCGAGTACAACCTGATGATCGTGGAATACGAGTACACCTACACGGTGCCGGCGCCTGCCTCGATGGCGTTGCTCGGCGGCTTCGGCCTGATGGGCATGCGCCGCCGGCGATAGGGCGATCCGCCAAGCCGACGGAGATCTATACTGGGCCATGTGCTTGAAGCGCGTGGCCCTTTTCTTGTTCGTTTCGCTCCTGATGGCCGGCAGCGTCCTGGCGCAGCGCGCCGAACTCGAGCTCTCCCAGGAGGGCTGGCAGGCCGCCCAGGCGAGCGAGCCGATCGACGCCGACGAGGCATACATCCGCGAGGCATGGGCGACCCTGCTCGAGGGGCGACCGGGCCGGGCCAAGAAGCTGCTCAACGAATGGCTGCGAGAAAATCGTGGGACGGGAAACCAGTGGATTCCACTGGCGTTGCTGGTCCGCGGCGACGCCAAGGTGGCCCTCGACGACGAGTACGATGCGCTTTATGACTACGAGGAGATCGCCCGCAACTATGCGGGCAGCCCCGAGTTCGTGAAGGCTGCCGAACGCGAGATGGCCATCGCGATCGACTACATCGAAGGTAAGCGGCGAAAGTTCCTGGGCCTGCGCATCAGTGGCGCTCGGCGCGACGGCGAGGAGTTGCTGGTGCGCATCGCCGAACGCCTGCCGGGCAGCCAGCTGGCCGAGCGGGCGATGCTCGAGCTGGGCGCCCACTACCGGCGCACCGGCGAGTTCGAGCTCGCTCGGGAGGTCTACGGCATCTTCCTGGAGGCGTTCCCGACCTCGACGTTCTATCGCGCCGCATTGCTGGCACGCATCGAAGCCACTTTTGCGCAGTACAACGGCCCGCAGTACGACGGCTCGGGGCTCATCGAGACCGAAGAGTTGCTGGACGTCTACGAGGCGAAGTATCCCGGCGACTTGGAAGTGCAGGCCGAACTCGATGCCCTGCGCGTGCGGATCGACGAGAGCCAGGGGCAGCAACTGTTGCAGATGGCCGAGGTATACCTGCTGCGAGGCGAGAAGGCGTCGGCCCGCTACGTGCTGCGGCGGCTCTTGCGTGACCATCCACGGACCACCGCTGCACAAGATGCGTTGGAAGTGCTTCGCCAGCGGGGATGGCTGCGAGAAGGAGACCGACCGTGAGGATGCGCCGGGCATGGCGGCTTGGCACCCTGATCGCAGCGGCAGCCGGAGCGCTCGCCGGATGTGCGAGCGATCCGACGAGCGGGTACAGCTTCTCGTCCAGCTACGACGCTCGCGTGCGCAGCGTCGCGGTCGAGGTGTTCCAGAACCAGACGTTCCATCCCGGGCTCGAATCGGACCTGACCACCGCCGTCATCCGTCGCGTGCAATCGGACACGCCGTGGGACGTCACGGGTGGCGACACGGCCCAGACGACGCTGACCGGCGTGATCCGCGACGTCCAGATCGGGAGGCTGACCCAGGACACCCAGGGCGG
This portion of the Phycisphaerales bacterium genome encodes:
- a CDS encoding tetratricopeptide repeat protein; translation: MCLKRVALFLFVSLLMAGSVLAQRAELELSQEGWQAAQASEPIDADEAYIREAWATLLEGRPGRAKKLLNEWLRENRGTGNQWIPLALLVRGDAKVALDDEYDALYDYEEIARNYAGSPEFVKAAEREMAIAIDYIEGKRRKFLGLRISGARRDGEELLVRIAERLPGSQLAERAMLELGAHYRRTGEFELAREVYGIFLEAFPTSTFYRAALLARIEATFAQYNGPQYDGSGLIETEELLDVYEAKYPGDLEVQAELDALRVRIDESQGQQLLQMAEVYLLRGEKASARYVLRRLLRDHPRTTAAQDALEVLRQRGWLREGDRP
- the lptE gene encoding LPS assembly lipoprotein LptE, with the translated sequence MRRAWRLGTLIAAAAGALAGCASDPTSGYSFSSSYDARVRSVAVEVFQNQTFHPGLESDLTTAVIRRVQSDTPWDVTGGDTAQTTLTGVIRDVQIGRLTQDTQGGITQQASVRLTVDFTWRSNVTGRELARRSGLAVTESFIPAAGEPLEVGLSAAADEMAGAILEAMRSVW